In a single window of the Anguilla rostrata isolate EN2019 chromosome 4, ASM1855537v3, whole genome shotgun sequence genome:
- the misp gene encoding uncharacterized protein misp isoform X2 translates to MESTPKKWVMQPFSPKLEMKDLRTLLSPSTKQTDSETLEASDFSYDSITIMHSQPSVTVTSNEGDSPRDVVVQARQVSVSDESSVSGDWHPSSPSCPSSPSSSGSHCGFYSFEERSNEAEKTEAWMSSPDREAKLAVLKEENGFKLRAYVEERKPEKLFEEVNGDSRYRVEDIEDTEEQGEIKERMEIIRSQAPKIKPAFKEQWSVLESLGLSYSPQRLLEGLSLSFSPVTVEVQQTGVEPGTIDTEKISFSTARQQFVMMEQCKRNPFLQSPQQILQFPEHQEKPSPPEVMVTSGNAYKDGLPEEQLSLSPKSNPDNNAVFTSEMATVSVVEEKGTKMQSSVDDLDSGLEDLSLDPNGGYAYDGSVSNEVLRVESADVPSSTSKGETPIEREIRIAQEREESLRRERGIKRTDVKEMVEIKTKPLLSQASPTLTPIKAREKNRVSFLIQREIEQDSRREEDLQHQGKVPGLYDRGTAQVLGERKRVFELQEDQIPVTPTKTSHTRNLVDAKQVRPGVEEDRKSPEPFMSVVRTKSPETDILSPCCPHRHPDEAALWFTSPEYSLQSPGSRKRGHSTTQALPQSIPADTDGERYTSSKSTLFNYSPLIKENKGSASAKGLSSFTDTSSPSCDTHSTSPLQGLAIVDKPTLPWHGLSEQFNMRPRRVDTPDAIRKEIEWDLKREEEHRKLRESGGLSLSLNGGLDSLETASTTMDSSPLQHGDEGGTSRQCSKEADVRQEKPLPTVLPEEWVAKSGSSLSSPWSTDTVDSKESKLTSPILTSDKIQIKGFASLPSSPSVHLTTRLPSVSIMTPQPWGGHRQGPPALPRVPPLTPQSAGVEVGGIGTQKGLTETLLEDFEERRIKLKLEESSYAGIQPTDDVNNEVLEATRVTRHKNTRALRWEAGMYTNEDIN, encoded by the exons ATGGAGAGCACACCCAAGAAGTGGGTAATGCAGCCCTTTTCTCCCAAATTGGAGATGAAAGACCTTAGGACACTACTGAGCCCCAGTACAAAGCAGACTGACTCAGAGACCTTGGAAGCAAGTGATTTCAGCTATGACAGCATCACCATAATGCATTCCCAGCCCTCCGTAACAGTGACGTCTAATGAGGGGGACAGTCCGCGAGATGTGGTGGTGCAGGCCAGACAGGTCTCAGTCTCTGATGAAAGCAGTGTCAGTGGGGACTGGcatcccagcagccccagctgtcccagcagccccagcagtTCAGGATCCCACTGTGGCTTCTACTCCTTCGAAGAAAGGAGTAATGAGGCGGAGAAGACTGAGGCTTGGATGTCATCCCCAGATAGAGAGGCCAAGCTAGCAGTTCtgaaagaggaaaatggctTCAAACTGCGGGCGTATGTGGAGGAGAGGAAGCCAGAGAAGTTATTTGAGGAGGTTAACGGCGATTCCCGCTACAGGGTTGAGGATATAGAGGACacagaggagcagggagagatTAAAGAGAGAATGGAGATCATCCGCAGCCAGGCCCCCAAGATCAAACCTGCCTTTAAAGAGCAGTGGAGTGTACTGGAGAGCTTGGGCCTCAGTTACTCCCCTCAAAGGCTGCTGGAGGGCTTGAGCCTGAGCTTCAGCCCAGTCACAGTGGAGGTGCAGCAGACTGGGGTGGAGCCAGGCACCATAGACACTGAGAAGATCAGCTTCAGCACAGCACGACAGCAGTTTGTGATGATGGAACAATGCAAGCGCAACCCCTTCCTGCAAAGTCCCCAGCAGATCCTGCAATTTCCTGAACACCAGGAAAAGCCTTCACCACCAGAGGTTATGGTCACATCAGGGAATGCTTATAAGGATGGCCTCCCGGAGGAACAGTTGAGCCTAAGCCCAAAGTCTAACCCAGACAACAACGCAGTGTTCACCAGCGAAATGGCGACTGTGTCTGTCGTTGAAGAGAAAGGCACCAAGATGCAGAGCAGCGTTGATGACCTAGACTCTGGATTGGAGGATCTGTCACTAGACCCAAATGGTGGGTATGCTTATGATGGCAGTGTCTCTAATGAAGTTTTGAGAGTTGAAAGTGCAGATGTGCCCTCGTCCACAAGTAAGGGAGAGACACCCATTGAGCGAGAGATTCGCATCGCCcaagaaagggaggagagcctCCGGCGTGAACGAGGAATCAAGCGAACTGATGTAAAGGAGATGGTGGAGATTAAGACTAAGCCTTTGCTCTCTCAGGCAAGCCCGACCCTGACACCCATAAAAGCTAGGGAAAAAAACCGGGTGAGCTTCCTGATACAACGAGAGATTGAGCAAGACAGTCGAAGAGAAGAGGATCTTCAACACCAAGGGAAGGTTCCAGGTTTATATGACCGTGGAACAGCCCAGGTGCttggggagagaaagagagtctTTGAGCTACAAGAGGACCAGATTCCAGTCACACCAACTAAGACGAGCCACACTAGGAACTTAGTGGATGCCAAACAGGTCAGGCCAGGTGTTGAAGAGGATAGAAAGTCTCCAGAGCCCTTTATGTCAGTTGTGAGGACCAAGAGCCCAGAGACTGACATACTTTCCCCTTGTTGTCCTCACCGACACCCTGAtgaagctgctctgtggttCACTAGTCCTGAGTATTCATTACAAAGTCCTGGCAGCCGGAAGAGGGGTCATAGCACAACACAAGCCTTACCCCAGTCTATCCCTGCAGACACAGACGGTGAGAGATACACCTCTTCCAAGAGCaccttatttaattattcaccATTGATCAAGGAAAACAAAGGATCGGCCTCAGCAAAAGGTCTTTCCTCTTTCACAGACACCTCATCTCCctcctgtgacacacacagtacatcgCCATTACAGGGACTGGCCATTGTCGATAAGCCCACCCTACCCTGGCATGGTCTCTCTGAGCAGTTCAACATGAGGCCCCGGAGGGTGGATACTCCAGATGCCATCCGAAAAGAGATTGAGTGGGACTTGAAGCGAGAGGAGGAGCATCGAAAGCTGCGTGAATCAGGAGGCCTTTCCCTGTCCTTGAACGGTGGCCTTGACAGCTTGGAGACAGCTTCCACTACAATGGACTCAAGTCCCTTGCAACATGGCGATGAAGGCGGAACATCTCGGCAGTGCTCGAAGGAAGCGGACGTGAGACAGGAAAAGCCTCTCCCCACTGTGCTCCCTGAGGAATGGGTAGCCAAAAGTGGTTCCAGTCTGTCTTCCCCCTGGAGCACAGACACTGTTGACAGCAAAGAGAGTAAATTAACCAGCCCTATTCTCACTTCAG acaaaattcaaataaagGGCTTTGCTTCTCTCCCGTCCTCCCCCTCTGTGCACCTGACTACGCGTTTGCCCTCCGTGTCTATAATGACACCCCAGCCTTGGGGTGGCCACCGACAGGGCCCCCCAGCTCTTCCCAGAGTGCCGCCCCTAACACCACAGAGTGCAGGGGTGGAGGTCGGGGGCATTGGCACACAGAAGGGCCTTACAGAGACCCTGCTGGAGGACTTTGAGGAAAGACGGATCAAGCTAAAGCTGGAGGAGAGCTCC T
- the misp gene encoding uncharacterized protein misp isoform X1: protein MFKYTPPWQVLCNSMEHEPKKQSDLTSDNLHCALPLTQEDDRVLIHSDQTIAQAPLSTLGDSAPMESTPKKWVMQPFSPKLEMKDLRTLLSPSTKQTDSETLEASDFSYDSITIMHSQPSVTVTSNEGDSPRDVVVQARQVSVSDESSVSGDWHPSSPSCPSSPSSSGSHCGFYSFEERSNEAEKTEAWMSSPDREAKLAVLKEENGFKLRAYVEERKPEKLFEEVNGDSRYRVEDIEDTEEQGEIKERMEIIRSQAPKIKPAFKEQWSVLESLGLSYSPQRLLEGLSLSFSPVTVEVQQTGVEPGTIDTEKISFSTARQQFVMMEQCKRNPFLQSPQQILQFPEHQEKPSPPEVMVTSGNAYKDGLPEEQLSLSPKSNPDNNAVFTSEMATVSVVEEKGTKMQSSVDDLDSGLEDLSLDPNGGYAYDGSVSNEVLRVESADVPSSTSKGETPIEREIRIAQEREESLRRERGIKRTDVKEMVEIKTKPLLSQASPTLTPIKAREKNRVSFLIQREIEQDSRREEDLQHQGKVPGLYDRGTAQVLGERKRVFELQEDQIPVTPTKTSHTRNLVDAKQVRPGVEEDRKSPEPFMSVVRTKSPETDILSPCCPHRHPDEAALWFTSPEYSLQSPGSRKRGHSTTQALPQSIPADTDGERYTSSKSTLFNYSPLIKENKGSASAKGLSSFTDTSSPSCDTHSTSPLQGLAIVDKPTLPWHGLSEQFNMRPRRVDTPDAIRKEIEWDLKREEEHRKLRESGGLSLSLNGGLDSLETASTTMDSSPLQHGDEGGTSRQCSKEADVRQEKPLPTVLPEEWVAKSGSSLSSPWSTDTVDSKESKLTSPILTSDKIQIKGFASLPSSPSVHLTTRLPSVSIMTPQPWGGHRQGPPALPRVPPLTPQSAGVEVGGIGTQKGLTETLLEDFEERRIKLKLEESSYAGIQPTDDVNNEVLEATRVTRHKNTRALRWEAGMYTNEDIN from the exons ATGTTCAAGTACACACCACCATGGCAAGTCCTGTGTAACAGCATGGAGCATGAGCCCAAG AAACAGTCAGACCTTACATCGGACAACCTGCATTGTGCATTGCCATTGACCCAGGAAGATGATCGAGTTCTGATCCATTCTGACCAAACAATTGCACAAGCTCCTTTGTCTACACTGGGGGACTCTGCACCAATGGAGAGCACACCCAAGAAGTGGGTAATGCAGCCCTTTTCTCCCAAATTGGAGATGAAAGACCTTAGGACACTACTGAGCCCCAGTACAAAGCAGACTGACTCAGAGACCTTGGAAGCAAGTGATTTCAGCTATGACAGCATCACCATAATGCATTCCCAGCCCTCCGTAACAGTGACGTCTAATGAGGGGGACAGTCCGCGAGATGTGGTGGTGCAGGCCAGACAGGTCTCAGTCTCTGATGAAAGCAGTGTCAGTGGGGACTGGcatcccagcagccccagctgtcccagcagccccagcagtTCAGGATCCCACTGTGGCTTCTACTCCTTCGAAGAAAGGAGTAATGAGGCGGAGAAGACTGAGGCTTGGATGTCATCCCCAGATAGAGAGGCCAAGCTAGCAGTTCtgaaagaggaaaatggctTCAAACTGCGGGCGTATGTGGAGGAGAGGAAGCCAGAGAAGTTATTTGAGGAGGTTAACGGCGATTCCCGCTACAGGGTTGAGGATATAGAGGACacagaggagcagggagagatTAAAGAGAGAATGGAGATCATCCGCAGCCAGGCCCCCAAGATCAAACCTGCCTTTAAAGAGCAGTGGAGTGTACTGGAGAGCTTGGGCCTCAGTTACTCCCCTCAAAGGCTGCTGGAGGGCTTGAGCCTGAGCTTCAGCCCAGTCACAGTGGAGGTGCAGCAGACTGGGGTGGAGCCAGGCACCATAGACACTGAGAAGATCAGCTTCAGCACAGCACGACAGCAGTTTGTGATGATGGAACAATGCAAGCGCAACCCCTTCCTGCAAAGTCCCCAGCAGATCCTGCAATTTCCTGAACACCAGGAAAAGCCTTCACCACCAGAGGTTATGGTCACATCAGGGAATGCTTATAAGGATGGCCTCCCGGAGGAACAGTTGAGCCTAAGCCCAAAGTCTAACCCAGACAACAACGCAGTGTTCACCAGCGAAATGGCGACTGTGTCTGTCGTTGAAGAGAAAGGCACCAAGATGCAGAGCAGCGTTGATGACCTAGACTCTGGATTGGAGGATCTGTCACTAGACCCAAATGGTGGGTATGCTTATGATGGCAGTGTCTCTAATGAAGTTTTGAGAGTTGAAAGTGCAGATGTGCCCTCGTCCACAAGTAAGGGAGAGACACCCATTGAGCGAGAGATTCGCATCGCCcaagaaagggaggagagcctCCGGCGTGAACGAGGAATCAAGCGAACTGATGTAAAGGAGATGGTGGAGATTAAGACTAAGCCTTTGCTCTCTCAGGCAAGCCCGACCCTGACACCCATAAAAGCTAGGGAAAAAAACCGGGTGAGCTTCCTGATACAACGAGAGATTGAGCAAGACAGTCGAAGAGAAGAGGATCTTCAACACCAAGGGAAGGTTCCAGGTTTATATGACCGTGGAACAGCCCAGGTGCttggggagagaaagagagtctTTGAGCTACAAGAGGACCAGATTCCAGTCACACCAACTAAGACGAGCCACACTAGGAACTTAGTGGATGCCAAACAGGTCAGGCCAGGTGTTGAAGAGGATAGAAAGTCTCCAGAGCCCTTTATGTCAGTTGTGAGGACCAAGAGCCCAGAGACTGACATACTTTCCCCTTGTTGTCCTCACCGACACCCTGAtgaagctgctctgtggttCACTAGTCCTGAGTATTCATTACAAAGTCCTGGCAGCCGGAAGAGGGGTCATAGCACAACACAAGCCTTACCCCAGTCTATCCCTGCAGACACAGACGGTGAGAGATACACCTCTTCCAAGAGCaccttatttaattattcaccATTGATCAAGGAAAACAAAGGATCGGCCTCAGCAAAAGGTCTTTCCTCTTTCACAGACACCTCATCTCCctcctgtgacacacacagtacatcgCCATTACAGGGACTGGCCATTGTCGATAAGCCCACCCTACCCTGGCATGGTCTCTCTGAGCAGTTCAACATGAGGCCCCGGAGGGTGGATACTCCAGATGCCATCCGAAAAGAGATTGAGTGGGACTTGAAGCGAGAGGAGGAGCATCGAAAGCTGCGTGAATCAGGAGGCCTTTCCCTGTCCTTGAACGGTGGCCTTGACAGCTTGGAGACAGCTTCCACTACAATGGACTCAAGTCCCTTGCAACATGGCGATGAAGGCGGAACATCTCGGCAGTGCTCGAAGGAAGCGGACGTGAGACAGGAAAAGCCTCTCCCCACTGTGCTCCCTGAGGAATGGGTAGCCAAAAGTGGTTCCAGTCTGTCTTCCCCCTGGAGCACAGACACTGTTGACAGCAAAGAGAGTAAATTAACCAGCCCTATTCTCACTTCAG acaaaattcaaataaagGGCTTTGCTTCTCTCCCGTCCTCCCCCTCTGTGCACCTGACTACGCGTTTGCCCTCCGTGTCTATAATGACACCCCAGCCTTGGGGTGGCCACCGACAGGGCCCCCCAGCTCTTCCCAGAGTGCCGCCCCTAACACCACAGAGTGCAGGGGTGGAGGTCGGGGGCATTGGCACACAGAAGGGCCTTACAGAGACCCTGCTGGAGGACTTTGAGGAAAGACGGATCAAGCTAAAGCTGGAGGAGAGCTCC T
- the palm1a gene encoding paralemmin 1a isoform X4: MLVLGLTLRGGCESLFVAPVNVALGALRASGGPRSWRTTGSGSPGVVFAPLLGPLVLPLYAIEEDGHWQGALAIVPLSHLMSKALRERWLLDGAPSAGPEEDEAKKQLQEDEAKTKGLEESILRLEQELEELETGVSATSTKENLTDAAKEDDAKRGDNKNPAASVKVVHEVRGADGTIENGVHLLSSSEVEELIHKADEATIGEGGGTPKAAGNASETPKKEITGMEAKPAGAQAAVGDASAEHPVTMVFMGYENVDDEAETKKVLGLEGTVKAELVVIEDGESKGGTEGAKNDQAPPNGSAADPIKAQEGAGEKGEPDGGAAELNTKEKQPCKCCSVM; the protein is encoded by the exons ATGCTTGTCCTGGGGCTCACCCTTAGGGGAGGTTGTGAAAGCCTCTTTGTGGCTCCTGTGAATGTAGCCTTAGGTGCCCTCAGGGCATCCGGTGGTCCGCGCAGCTGGAGGACCACAGGTTCTGGCAGTCCTGGGGTTGTCTTTGCTCCTCTCTTAGGACCCCTGGTGCTGCCTTTGTATGCCATAGAAGAGGACGGGCACTGGCAGGGTGCCCTGGCGATCGTCCCGCTATCCCACTTAATG TCAAAGGCTTTGCGGGAACGATGGCTGCTGGACGGAGCACCCTCTGCTGGCCCGGAGGAGGATGAAGCAAAGAAACAGCTTCAGGAGGATGAGGCCAAGACCAAGGGTCTGGAGGAGTCTATTCTCAG actggagcaggagctggaggagctggagacagGTGTGTCAGCGACCTCCACCAAAGAGAACTTGACAGATGCAGCCAAGGAGGATGACGCCAAGAGAGGAGACAACAAA AATCCTGCTGCCTCTGTGAAAG TTGTGCACGAGGTTCGTGGAGCCGACGGCACCATAGAGAACGGGGTCCACCTGCTGAGCTCCTCGGAGGTGGAAGAGCTCATTCACAAAGCTGACGAGGCCACCATAGGCGAGGGCGGGGGCACCCCAAAAGCAGCCGGAAATGCCTCGGAGACCCCCAAGAAGGAGATCACGGGCATGGAAGCGAAGCCGGCCGGCGCCCAGGCCGCCGTGGGCGATGCGAGTGCCGAGCACCCCGTCACCATGGTGTTCATGGGCTACGAGAACGTGGACGACGAGGCGGAGACCAAGAAGGTGCTGGGGCTGGAGGGCACGGTGAAGGCCGAGCTGGTGGTCATCGAAGACGGGGAGAGCAAAGGGGGCACAGAGGGGGCCAAGAACGACCAGGCCCCTCCCAATGGCAGTGCGGCTGACCCAATCAAGGcccaggaaggggcgggggagAAAGGGGAGCCTGACGGCGGCGCGGCGGAGCTCAACACCAAGGAGAAACAGCCCTGCAAGTGCTGCTCCGTCATGTGA
- the palm1a gene encoding paralemmin 1a isoform X1, whose product MLVLGLTLRGGCESLFVAPVNVALGALRASGGPRSWRTTGSGSPGVVFAPLLGPLVLPLYAIEEDGHWQGALAIVPLSHLMSKALRERWLLDGAPSAGPEEDEAKKQLQEDEAKTKGLEESILRLEQELEELETGVSATSTKENLTDAAKEDDAKRGDNKNPAASVKVVKVHNSPRQDKSGGASDMMKTAMYSVEITIERDRLTGETKVLSTNTLLPKDLSYQGVKVYEDDKKVVHEVRGADGTIENGVHLLSSSEVEELIHKADEATIGEGGGTPKAAGNASETPKKEITGMEAKPAGAQAAVGDASAEHPVTMVFMGYENVDDEAETKKVLGLEGTVKAELVVIEDGESKGGTEGAKNDQAPPNGSAADPIKAQEGAGEKGEPDGGAAELNTKEKQPCKCCSVM is encoded by the exons ATGCTTGTCCTGGGGCTCACCCTTAGGGGAGGTTGTGAAAGCCTCTTTGTGGCTCCTGTGAATGTAGCCTTAGGTGCCCTCAGGGCATCCGGTGGTCCGCGCAGCTGGAGGACCACAGGTTCTGGCAGTCCTGGGGTTGTCTTTGCTCCTCTCTTAGGACCCCTGGTGCTGCCTTTGTATGCCATAGAAGAGGACGGGCACTGGCAGGGTGCCCTGGCGATCGTCCCGCTATCCCACTTAATG TCAAAGGCTTTGCGGGAACGATGGCTGCTGGACGGAGCACCCTCTGCTGGCCCGGAGGAGGATGAAGCAAAGAAACAGCTTCAGGAGGATGAGGCCAAGACCAAGGGTCTGGAGGAGTCTATTCTCAG actggagcaggagctggaggagctggagacagGTGTGTCAGCGACCTCCACCAAAGAGAACTTGACAGATGCAGCCAAGGAGGATGACGCCAAGAGAGGAGACAACAAA AATCCTGCTGCCTCTGTGAAAG tggttaaagttcacaacagCCCTCGTCAGGACAAGTCCGGAGGTGCCTCAGATATGATGAAGACAG CGATGTACTCAGTAGAGATCACCATTGAAAGGGACAGACTCACAGGCGAGACAAAAGTGTTGTCCACCAACACACTGCTGCCCAAAGACCTCTCTTACCAAGGGGTTAAGGTATATGAGGATGACAAAAAAG TTGTGCACGAGGTTCGTGGAGCCGACGGCACCATAGAGAACGGGGTCCACCTGCTGAGCTCCTCGGAGGTGGAAGAGCTCATTCACAAAGCTGACGAGGCCACCATAGGCGAGGGCGGGGGCACCCCAAAAGCAGCCGGAAATGCCTCGGAGACCCCCAAGAAGGAGATCACGGGCATGGAAGCGAAGCCGGCCGGCGCCCAGGCCGCCGTGGGCGATGCGAGTGCCGAGCACCCCGTCACCATGGTGTTCATGGGCTACGAGAACGTGGACGACGAGGCGGAGACCAAGAAGGTGCTGGGGCTGGAGGGCACGGTGAAGGCCGAGCTGGTGGTCATCGAAGACGGGGAGAGCAAAGGGGGCACAGAGGGGGCCAAGAACGACCAGGCCCCTCCCAATGGCAGTGCGGCTGACCCAATCAAGGcccaggaaggggcgggggagAAAGGGGAGCCTGACGGCGGCGCGGCGGAGCTCAACACCAAGGAGAAACAGCCCTGCAAGTGCTGCTCCGTCATGTGA
- the palm1a gene encoding paralemmin 1a isoform X3: MLVLGLTLRGGCESLFVAPVNVALGALRASGGPRSWRTTGSGSPGVVFAPLLGPLVLPLYAIEEDGHWQGALAIVPLSHLMSKALRERWLLDGAPSAGPEEDEAKKQLQEDEAKTKGLEESILRLEQELEELETGVSATSTKENLTDAAKEDDAKRGDNKNPAASVKVVKVHNSPRQDKSGGASDMMKTVVHEVRGADGTIENGVHLLSSSEVEELIHKADEATIGEGGGTPKAAGNASETPKKEITGMEAKPAGAQAAVGDASAEHPVTMVFMGYENVDDEAETKKVLGLEGTVKAELVVIEDGESKGGTEGAKNDQAPPNGSAADPIKAQEGAGEKGEPDGGAAELNTKEKQPCKCCSVM; encoded by the exons ATGCTTGTCCTGGGGCTCACCCTTAGGGGAGGTTGTGAAAGCCTCTTTGTGGCTCCTGTGAATGTAGCCTTAGGTGCCCTCAGGGCATCCGGTGGTCCGCGCAGCTGGAGGACCACAGGTTCTGGCAGTCCTGGGGTTGTCTTTGCTCCTCTCTTAGGACCCCTGGTGCTGCCTTTGTATGCCATAGAAGAGGACGGGCACTGGCAGGGTGCCCTGGCGATCGTCCCGCTATCCCACTTAATG TCAAAGGCTTTGCGGGAACGATGGCTGCTGGACGGAGCACCCTCTGCTGGCCCGGAGGAGGATGAAGCAAAGAAACAGCTTCAGGAGGATGAGGCCAAGACCAAGGGTCTGGAGGAGTCTATTCTCAG actggagcaggagctggaggagctggagacagGTGTGTCAGCGACCTCCACCAAAGAGAACTTGACAGATGCAGCCAAGGAGGATGACGCCAAGAGAGGAGACAACAAA AATCCTGCTGCCTCTGTGAAAG tggttaaagttcacaacagCCCTCGTCAGGACAAGTCCGGAGGTGCCTCAGATATGATGAAGACAG TTGTGCACGAGGTTCGTGGAGCCGACGGCACCATAGAGAACGGGGTCCACCTGCTGAGCTCCTCGGAGGTGGAAGAGCTCATTCACAAAGCTGACGAGGCCACCATAGGCGAGGGCGGGGGCACCCCAAAAGCAGCCGGAAATGCCTCGGAGACCCCCAAGAAGGAGATCACGGGCATGGAAGCGAAGCCGGCCGGCGCCCAGGCCGCCGTGGGCGATGCGAGTGCCGAGCACCCCGTCACCATGGTGTTCATGGGCTACGAGAACGTGGACGACGAGGCGGAGACCAAGAAGGTGCTGGGGCTGGAGGGCACGGTGAAGGCCGAGCTGGTGGTCATCGAAGACGGGGAGAGCAAAGGGGGCACAGAGGGGGCCAAGAACGACCAGGCCCCTCCCAATGGCAGTGCGGCTGACCCAATCAAGGcccaggaaggggcgggggagAAAGGGGAGCCTGACGGCGGCGCGGCGGAGCTCAACACCAAGGAGAAACAGCCCTGCAAGTGCTGCTCCGTCATGTGA
- the palm1a gene encoding paralemmin 1a isoform X2: MEMSEALSQQERLQAIAEKRKRQTEIENKRRQLEDDRRQLQHLKSKALRERWLLDGAPSAGPEEDEAKKQLQEDEAKTKGLEESILRLEQELEELETGVSATSTKENLTDAAKEDDAKRGDNKNPAASVKVVKVHNSPRQDKSGGASDMMKTAMYSVEITIERDRLTGETKVLSTNTLLPKDLSYQGVKVYEDDKKVVHEVRGADGTIENGVHLLSSSEVEELIHKADEATIGEGGGTPKAAGNASETPKKEITGMEAKPAGAQAAVGDASAEHPVTMVFMGYENVDDEAETKKVLGLEGTVKAELVVIEDGESKGGTEGAKNDQAPPNGSAADPIKAQEGAGEKGEPDGGAAELNTKEKQPCKCCSVM, encoded by the exons GATGTCTGAGGCGTTGTCACAGCAGGAGAGACTCCAGGCTATAGCG gagaaaaggaagaggcagacagagattgAGAACAAGCGGAGGCAGCTGGAAGATGACCGCAGACAGCTCCAGCATCTCAAG TCAAAGGCTTTGCGGGAACGATGGCTGCTGGACGGAGCACCCTCTGCTGGCCCGGAGGAGGATGAAGCAAAGAAACAGCTTCAGGAGGATGAGGCCAAGACCAAGGGTCTGGAGGAGTCTATTCTCAG actggagcaggagctggaggagctggagacagGTGTGTCAGCGACCTCCACCAAAGAGAACTTGACAGATGCAGCCAAGGAGGATGACGCCAAGAGAGGAGACAACAAA AATCCTGCTGCCTCTGTGAAAG tggttaaagttcacaacagCCCTCGTCAGGACAAGTCCGGAGGTGCCTCAGATATGATGAAGACAG CGATGTACTCAGTAGAGATCACCATTGAAAGGGACAGACTCACAGGCGAGACAAAAGTGTTGTCCACCAACACACTGCTGCCCAAAGACCTCTCTTACCAAGGGGTTAAGGTATATGAGGATGACAAAAAAG TTGTGCACGAGGTTCGTGGAGCCGACGGCACCATAGAGAACGGGGTCCACCTGCTGAGCTCCTCGGAGGTGGAAGAGCTCATTCACAAAGCTGACGAGGCCACCATAGGCGAGGGCGGGGGCACCCCAAAAGCAGCCGGAAATGCCTCGGAGACCCCCAAGAAGGAGATCACGGGCATGGAAGCGAAGCCGGCCGGCGCCCAGGCCGCCGTGGGCGATGCGAGTGCCGAGCACCCCGTCACCATGGTGTTCATGGGCTACGAGAACGTGGACGACGAGGCGGAGACCAAGAAGGTGCTGGGGCTGGAGGGCACGGTGAAGGCCGAGCTGGTGGTCATCGAAGACGGGGAGAGCAAAGGGGGCACAGAGGGGGCCAAGAACGACCAGGCCCCTCCCAATGGCAGTGCGGCTGACCCAATCAAGGcccaggaaggggcgggggagAAAGGGGAGCCTGACGGCGGCGCGGCGGAGCTCAACACCAAGGAGAAACAGCCCTGCAAGTGCTGCTCCGTCATGTGA